A single Lactuca sativa cultivar Salinas chromosome 8, Lsat_Salinas_v11, whole genome shotgun sequence DNA region contains:
- the LOC111898982 gene encoding cold shock protein 2-like, whose translation MAVDGARKSGTVKWFSDTKGFGFITPEDGGEDLFVHQSSIRADGFRSLGDGETVEYVVENGSDGRAKAADVTGPEEGPVQGSSRGGGGGGGGRGGGGDRYGGGGGGDRYGGGGGDRYGGGGYGGRGGRGGGGYGGGGGGNACFKCGEAGHMARDCDQNGGGGGGGGYGGGRGGYGGGRGGGGYGGGGRGGGGGGGCYNCGEDGHFARECPTASNR comes from the coding sequence ATGGCTGTCGATGGTGCTAGGAAATCGGGAACTGTGAAGTGGTTTAGTGATACCAAGGGTTTTGGTTTTATTACTCCTGAAGATGGCGGCGAAGATCTGTTTGTTCATCAGTCTTCGATCAGGGCTGATGGTTTTAGGAGTCTAGGTGATGGTGAGACGGTGGAGTATGTGGTGGAGAACGGATCTGATGGCAGGGCGAAGGCTGCCGATGTTACTGGTCCCGAGGAGGGGCCTGTGCAGGGAAGTAGCCGTGGAGGCGGCGGTGGCGGGGGCGGACGTGGAGGAGGCGGTGATCGTTACGGTGGTGGAGGTGGCGGTGATCGTTATGGTGGAGGAGGCGGTGATCGGTATGGTGGTGGCGGATATGGTGGTCGTGGAGGACGTGGTGGTGGTGGATACGGAGGTGGAGGCGGCGGGAACGCATGTTTTAAGTGCGGCGAGGCTGGACATATGGCTAGGGATTGTGATCAGAACGGTGGAGGCGGAGGTGGTGGTGGCTACGGTGGTGGACGTGGAGGATACGGCGGAGGTCGTGGTGGCGGAGGTTACGGTGGCGGAGGTCGTGGAGGCGGAGGTGGTGGCGGTTGTTACAACTGTGGAGAAGATGGTCACTTTGCTCGTGAATGTCCAACTGCTAGTAACCGTTGA
- the LOC111898981 gene encoding auxin transporter-like protein 2, protein MDDQGHEKVVETVLVGNYVEMESDGKAKNVKSTISNFFWNGGSAYDAWFSCSSNQVAQVLLTLPYSFSQLGMLSGILFQIFYGLMGSWTAYLISILYVEYRTRKEREKADFRNHVIQWFEVLDGLLGKHWRNVGLGFNCTFLLFGSVIQLIACASNIYYINDHLDKRTWTYIFGACCATTVFIPSFHNYRIWSFLGLIMTTYTAWYLTIASLLHGQVEGVKHTGPAKMVLYFTGATNILYTFGGHAVTVEIMHAMWKPQKFKAIYLWATAYVLTLTLPSAAAVYWAFGDSLLNHSNAFALLPRSPWRNMAVILMLIHQFITFGFACTPLYFVWEKAIGMHECKSMCKRAAARLPVVVPIWFLAIIFPFFGPINSTVGSLLVSFTVYIIPALAHMFTFRSAAARENAVEPPPKFFGRWVGTYTINAFVVVWVFIVGFGFGGWASMTNFIHQIDTFGIFTKCYQCPPQLPPPPPLFNSTAPIPSPSHFQIFGSALSHNR, encoded by the exons ATGGATGATCAAGGTCATGAGAAGGTGGTTGAGACTGTCTTGGTAGGTAACTATGTGGAAATGGAGAGCGACGGCAAGGCTAAAAATGTCAAATCCACCATCTCCAACTTCTTCTGGAATGGTGGCTCTGCTTACGATGCTTGGTTCAGTTGTTCTTCCAATCAG GTGGCACAAGTGTTGCTTACACTACCCTACTCGTTTTCGCAACTAGGAATGCTCTCAGGGATcttgtttcaaatcttctatggattGATGGGAAGTTGGACTGCTTATCTTATTAGCATTCTTTATGTCGAATACAGAACTAGAAAAGAAAGAGAAAAGGCTGATTTCAGAAACCATGTCATTCAG TGGTTTGAAGTTCTTGATGGACTACTAGGGAAACATTGGAGAAACGTTGGGTTGGGATTTAATTGCACCTTTCTTCTGTTTGGCTCAGTGATCCAACTCATAGCTTGTGCAAG CAATATATATTACATAAATGATCATTTGGACAAGAGGACATGGACATATATATTTGGTGCATGTTGTGCAACAACCGTATTTATCCCGTCATTTCACAACTATCGAATTTGGTCCTTTCTGGGACTGATTATGACCACTTACACTGCATGGTACCTCACTATTGCCTCACTGCTCCATGGCCAG GTGGAAGGGGTGAAACATACTGGTCCAGCAAAGATGGTTCTTTACTTCACCGGGGCAACAAATATCCTCTACACGTTTGGGGGACATGCTGTTACTGT AGAAATAATGCATGCCATGTGGAAGCCACAAAAATTCAAAGCGATTTACTTGTGGGCCACTGCTTACGTATTAACACTAACACTTCCATCTGCTGCGGCTGTTTATTGGGCATTTGGAGACTCATTGCTTAACCACTCAAATGCCTTTGCTCTCCTTCCAAGATCCCCATGGAGAAATATGGCTGTTATCCTTATGCTTATTCATCAA TTTATAACATTTGGGTTCGCGTGCACCCCGTTATACTTTGTTTGGGAGAAAGCAATCGGGATGCACGAATGCAAGAGCATGTGTAAGCGTGCTGCAGCACGGTTGCCCGTGGTTGTCCCTATATGGTTTCTCGCGATCATCTTTCCATTTTTTGGACCTATCAATTCCACCGTTGGATCGCTTCTTGTTAGCTTCACTGTCTACATCATCCCTGCCCTAGCTCATATGTTCACCTTCCGATCGGCTGCCGCACGAGAG AATGCGGTGGAGCCACCACCAAAGTTTTTTGGACGGTGGGTGGGAACATACACGATCAATGCTTTTGTAGTTGTGTGGGTATTCATTGTTGGATTTGGATTTGGAGGGTGGGCAAGTATGACAAACTTTATACACCAAATTGACACATTCGGGATCTTTACTAAGTGCTACCAATGCCCACCACAActtccgccaccaccaccactctTTAACTCGACTGCTCCTATTCCTTCTCCATCACACTTCCAAATCTTCGGGAGTGCACTATCTCACAACCGTTGA